In the Drosophila takahashii strain IR98-3 E-12201 chromosome 3R, DtakHiC1v2, whole genome shotgun sequence genome, one interval contains:
- the LOC108061752 gene encoding uncharacterized protein — MLPSAEVLGRWRVSGIFRCSRGCNNSANVPCKIDGCVACLLGLKWLLYGRHRRSRTPRDVLAGTNLMPEINLGALQSID; from the exons ATGCTGCCATCCGCAGAGGTCCTCGGGCGATGGCGTGTATCTGGTATCTT CAGATGCAGCAGGGGCTGCAACAACAGCGCCAACGTGCCATGCAAAATTGATGGTTGCGTTGCCTGTTTGTTGGGGCTTAAGTGGCTGCTTTATGGGCGACACAGGAGGAGCAGGACACCCAGGGATGTCCTGGCAGGAACAAATTTAATGCCAGAAATCAATCTTGGGGCTCTTCAATCAATTGATTAA